One window of the Gemmatimonadaceae bacterium genome contains the following:
- a CDS encoding ABC transporter transmembrane domain-containing protein, protein MSVYGRLLPFVRPHRWRMVGAVAANIGSAVLDAFSLALLIPFLNTLFDQPPISVGGNKLSGLLGATVGVMLDPADKMGSLRNVILIVIALILVKNFLAWVAGQLGASLQEYVTRDLRTAVYSHIAHLPLGFFQRTRTGQILSRVITDTAETRLVLTQLVTSGLQNSALVASYFAFLFLISWKMTLMALIIVPVLGGTLSPLLRKLRKGNRRKGNQHGEMTSVVQETVSGIRLVKSFGAERVEQARFAEASDRYAQLTVRLTRLSQLAGPVTEVIGISVATALLWLGAREVLVDRQMSGADLIAFLLYALRMLQPIKQLSQLPTTAQSSFAAAERLFEILDAPSEAQTDTGTRETATFGDEIRFENVSFAYGEAPVLSNISFSARKGEVVALVGASGAGKSTLVDLIPRFYEVASGRITIDGIDTRDLTLPALRSLTGIVSQDTVLFNDSVRNNIAYGAERKYTDAQVEAAARAANAHAFIAELPDGYGTILGERGTRLSGGQRQRLAIARALLRDPPILILDEATSALDTESERLVQEAVDRLLEGRTVFVIAHRLSTIVHADQILVLDRGEIVERGTHAALLAAGGAYHRLYSLQFGNTATTSDSMVSSAV, encoded by the coding sequence GTGTCCGTCTACGGGCGGCTGCTACCGTTCGTTCGGCCGCACCGGTGGCGGATGGTGGGCGCGGTCGCCGCCAACATCGGCTCGGCGGTGCTCGACGCGTTCTCGCTCGCGCTGCTGATCCCGTTCCTCAACACACTATTCGATCAGCCGCCGATCTCGGTCGGCGGCAACAAGCTGTCGGGACTGCTCGGCGCGACTGTCGGCGTGATGCTCGATCCCGCCGACAAGATGGGATCGCTCAGAAACGTCATCCTGATCGTCATCGCGCTGATCCTGGTGAAGAACTTCCTCGCTTGGGTCGCCGGTCAGCTCGGCGCCAGCCTGCAGGAGTATGTCACGCGCGACCTGCGCACGGCGGTGTACAGCCACATCGCGCACCTGCCGCTCGGATTCTTCCAGCGCACCAGGACGGGGCAGATTCTCTCTCGCGTCATCACCGACACGGCCGAGACGCGGCTCGTGCTGACGCAGCTGGTGACGTCCGGGCTTCAGAACAGCGCGCTCGTTGCCAGCTACTTCGCCTTCCTCTTCCTGATCTCGTGGAAGATGACGCTGATGGCGCTGATCATCGTTCCTGTCCTGGGCGGCACTCTCTCTCCGCTGCTGCGCAAGCTGCGAAAGGGAAATCGCAGAAAAGGAAACCAGCACGGCGAGATGACCAGCGTCGTTCAGGAAACGGTGAGCGGCATCCGTCTCGTGAAGTCGTTCGGCGCCGAGCGGGTGGAGCAGGCGCGGTTCGCGGAGGCGAGCGATCGCTACGCGCAGCTCACGGTGCGACTGACGCGCCTGTCGCAGCTTGCCGGCCCCGTCACCGAAGTCATCGGCATATCGGTTGCGACGGCGCTTCTCTGGCTCGGTGCGCGCGAGGTGCTCGTTGACCGGCAGATGTCGGGCGCGGATCTGATCGCGTTTCTGTTGTACGCGCTGCGCATGCTTCAGCCGATCAAGCAGCTCTCACAGCTTCCAACCACCGCCCAGTCGTCGTTCGCGGCGGCCGAGCGGCTGTTCGAGATTCTCGACGCGCCGTCGGAAGCGCAGACGGACACCGGCACACGCGAGACCGCGACTTTCGGCGACGAGATCCGCTTCGAGAACGTGTCGTTCGCCTACGGCGAAGCGCCCGTTCTCTCCAACATCTCGTTCAGTGCGCGCAAAGGCGAAGTCGTCGCGCTCGTGGGTGCGAGCGGAGCGGGGAAGTCCACGTTGGTGGATCTCATTCCGCGATTCTACGAAGTGGCGTCGGGGCGCATCACCATTGACGGGATAGATACGCGGGACCTGACGCTGCCCGCGCTGCGATCTCTGACCGGCATCGTGAGCCAGGACACAGTCCTGTTCAACGACTCGGTGCGGAACAACATCGCCTACGGGGCGGAGCGGAAATACACGGATGCTCAGGTCGAGGCAGCGGCGCGCGCCGCCAACGCCCATGCCTTCATCGCCGAGCTGCCTGACGGATATGGCACGATTCTGGGAGAAAGGGGCACCCGGTTGTCCGGCGGACAGAGGCAGCGACTGGCGATTGCACGAGCCTTGCTCAGGGATCCACCGATCCTCATTCTGGACGAGGCCACTTCGGCTCTCGATACGGAGTCCGAGCGGCTGGTGCAGGAGGCGGTGGACAGGCTTCTGGAGGGCAGAACGGTGTTCGTGATCGCTCACCGGCTCTCCACGATCGTGCATGCCGACCAGATTCTGGTGCTGGACCGGGGAGAAATCGTCGAGCGCGGAACGCACGCCGCGCTTCTTGCGGCGGGGGGCGCGTACCATCGGCTGTACTCGCTGCAATTCGGAAACACGGCAACAACAAGCGATTCAATGGTCTCATCGGCGGTATAG
- a CDS encoding response regulator has translation MAQAPKSILWVDDEGELLESHRIFLRSKGYEVEWASNADDAIEMLRRRPFDIMLLDEQMPGKRGLETYRDVREIAPNLPVVMVTKSEEDATLKEAIGANIRDYLVKPINPRQVLSIVTQILEGPRIRQQAIARRFVERFRAIELERDRNLDWRGWIDRYDELMRWDVELAAAGETGLYDSLRGLYPDMHREFAAYMKTEYPAWLRNLEGNRPPLSIDVVSEFLLPILQRDRAAVFVVVDCLRLDQWRVLEPLLAPFFDVETTHYFAVLPTATPYSRNSLFSGLFPGEIAARLPDWWGNADREDESLNAHERELLEMHLGELNGPTPVRYQKISTAANSDELERHLGTAIGSEGVSAFVFNFVDLLTHGRSESQILYEVARDEIALRQITRQWFQRSALLSVLREASRRKISVLLTTDHGSIHCNTPATVFAKRDATANLRYKFGEDLRAERPEQALMFTNEDDLRLPRRGAGGNTLLATNDCFFVYPTKLREYQSRYRGSFLHGGVTPEEVILPLALLTPRG, from the coding sequence ATGGCACAGGCCCCCAAATCCATCCTCTGGGTTGACGACGAAGGCGAGCTTCTCGAATCCCACCGCATCTTTCTGCGCTCCAAGGGCTACGAAGTCGAATGGGCCAGCAACGCCGACGACGCGATCGAGATGCTCCGCCGGAGACCCTTCGACATCATGCTCCTCGACGAGCAGATGCCCGGCAAGCGAGGGCTGGAGACCTATCGTGACGTCCGTGAGATAGCCCCCAACCTGCCGGTCGTGATGGTGACCAAGAGCGAGGAGGACGCGACTCTCAAGGAAGCCATCGGCGCCAACATCCGCGACTACCTCGTCAAGCCGATCAACCCGCGGCAGGTGCTGAGTATCGTTACGCAGATTCTCGAGGGTCCGCGGATCCGTCAGCAGGCAATCGCCCGCCGGTTTGTCGAGCGGTTCCGCGCGATCGAGCTCGAGCGCGACCGCAATCTCGACTGGCGCGGATGGATAGACCGGTACGACGAGCTGATGAGGTGGGACGTCGAGCTCGCCGCAGCCGGCGAGACAGGACTGTACGACTCGCTCCGTGGGCTCTATCCCGACATGCACCGCGAGTTCGCCGCGTACATGAAGACGGAATATCCTGCGTGGCTCCGCAACCTCGAAGGCAACAGGCCCCCGCTCTCAATTGACGTCGTAAGCGAGTTCCTGCTGCCGATTCTCCAGAGGGACCGGGCGGCGGTGTTCGTCGTCGTGGACTGCCTGCGCCTCGACCAGTGGCGAGTGCTCGAGCCCCTGCTCGCACCGTTCTTCGACGTCGAGACGACTCACTACTTCGCCGTTCTGCCCACCGCGACGCCGTACTCGCGCAACTCGCTGTTCAGCGGGCTCTTCCCCGGCGAGATCGCCGCACGGCTGCCGGACTGGTGGGGGAATGCCGATCGCGAGGACGAATCGCTGAACGCACACGAGCGCGAGCTGCTCGAGATGCACCTCGGAGAGCTGAACGGCCCGACACCAGTCCGCTATCAGAAGATCTCGACAGCCGCCAACTCCGACGAGCTCGAGCGACACCTCGGAACGGCAATCGGCAGTGAGGGCGTAAGCGCCTTCGTGTTCAACTTCGTTGACCTGCTCACGCACGGGCGCAGCGAATCGCAGATCCTCTACGAGGTCGCGCGTGACGAGATCGCCCTCCGGCAGATCACGCGGCAGTGGTTCCAACGCTCGGCGCTGCTCAGCGTTCTCAGGGAGGCGTCGCGCAGAAAGATCTCCGTTCTTCTCACGACCGATCACGGCTCGATCCACTGCAACACGCCGGCGACGGTCTTCGCCAAGCGCGACGCGACCGCGAACCTCCGCTACAAGTTCGGTGAAGATCTTCGCGCCGAGCGCCCGGAGCAGGCGCTGATGTTCACCAACGAGGACGACCTCCGCCTGCCGCGGCGCGGCGCCGGTGGCAACACGCTCCTCGCCACGAACGACTGCTTCTTCGTATATCCGACAAAGCTGCGTGAGTACCAGAGCCGCTATCGCGGGTCGTTTCTCCACGGTGGCGTCACGCCCGAGGAAGTGATTCTGCCCCTCGCTCTGCTGACGCCGAGAGGGTAG
- a CDS encoding YebC/PmpR family DNA-binding transcriptional regulator, whose product MAGHSKWKQIKHYKAAADAKRGAHFTKLIREITMAAKLGGGDSAGNPRLRTAIETARAASMPKENIERAVKKGTGELEGVEYQEITYEGYGPGGIAILIFAMTDNPNRTVAEVRHKLSRGGGNLGAANSVSWMFERKGQLYLDSTKYPEDDALEAALDAGAEDFKAEDERYEITTDPASMHAVRSALEAKGYEIAEAEIASVPKNLVSVSGKTAESLVRLLEELEELDDVQKVAANCDVEMDEVQ is encoded by the coding sequence ATGGCCGGCCATAGCAAGTGGAAGCAGATCAAGCACTACAAGGCAGCCGCTGACGCCAAACGCGGCGCGCATTTCACCAAGCTCATCCGCGAGATCACGATGGCGGCCAAGCTCGGCGGTGGCGATTCCGCCGGAAATCCGCGCCTCCGCACCGCCATCGAGACCGCGCGCGCCGCGTCCATGCCTAAGGAGAACATCGAGCGCGCGGTCAAGAAAGGCACCGGCGAGCTCGAGGGCGTCGAGTACCAGGAGATCACTTACGAGGGATACGGACCGGGCGGCATCGCCATCCTCATCTTCGCGATGACGGACAATCCCAATCGCACCGTAGCGGAAGTCCGGCACAAGCTCTCGCGCGGCGGCGGCAACCTCGGCGCTGCCAACTCGGTGTCGTGGATGTTCGAGCGAAAGGGACAGCTCTACCTCGACTCGACGAAGTACCCGGAAGACGATGCCCTCGAGGCGGCGCTCGACGCCGGCGCCGAGGATTTCAAGGCGGAAGACGAGCGCTACGAGATCACAACCGATCCCGCCAGCATGCACGCCGTGCGCAGCGCGCTTGAGGCGAAGGGATACGAAATCGCCGAGGCCGAGATCGCGTCGGTGCCGAAGAATCTCGTTAGCGTAAGCGGGAAGACGGCCGAGTCGCTGGTGAGGCTGCTCGAGGAGCTCGAGGAGCTGGACGACGTTCAGAAGGTCGCGGCGAACTGCGACGTGGAGATGGACGAGGTTCAGTGA
- the ruvC gene encoding crossover junction endodeoxyribonuclease RuvC, with the protein MIVLGIDPGTAVTGYGVVEGERMTPPRLVECGIIRTRPRESLASRLQEIHSGITELIQRHRPDAMAIEDVFYARNVRTTIVLGHARGVILLAAANAKLEIAEYPPAEIKKAVTGTGAATKEQVQFMVMRLLRLKTSPQPADASDGVAAALAYLMSAGVPSMDREIAIPLRR; encoded by the coding sequence ATGATCGTGCTGGGCATAGACCCCGGCACCGCCGTCACCGGGTACGGCGTGGTGGAGGGCGAGCGGATGACACCGCCCCGCCTCGTGGAGTGCGGAATCATCCGGACGCGTCCGCGCGAGTCGCTCGCTTCGAGACTTCAGGAGATCCACTCCGGCATCACCGAGCTCATTCAGCGCCATCGGCCTGACGCCATGGCGATCGAGGACGTCTTCTACGCGCGAAACGTGCGCACCACCATTGTACTCGGCCACGCTCGCGGAGTGATCCTGCTCGCCGCCGCGAACGCGAAGCTCGAGATCGCCGAATATCCTCCGGCCGAGATAAAGAAGGCAGTAACCGGAACGGGCGCCGCGACCAAGGAGCAGGTTCAGTTCATGGTGATGCGACTACTGCGCCTGAAGACTTCGCCGCAGCCGGCCGATGCGTCGGACGGCGTCGCCGCGGCGCTTGCCTACCTGATGAGCGCGGGCGTCCCATCCATGGATCGCGAGATCGCCATTCCTCTTCGCAGATGA
- the ruvA gene encoding Holliday junction branch migration protein RuvA gives MISHLTGTLTSKDVDRVDVMTAGGVGYELLIPLGVFETLPKQGEKISLHTYLVVKEDGWQLFGFSSVFERRLFQKLLTANGVGPALALGLMSALSPQRLVRAIQEKDIPTLQRVPRVGRKKAERLILDLADKLDSIGGEVPGAPRVAAGASEDALRALVSLGYTNADAERGVRAALDAGGGGLSAAELIRAALAKLGGR, from the coding sequence ATGATTTCACACCTCACGGGCACGCTCACATCGAAGGACGTCGACCGGGTGGATGTGATGACCGCCGGGGGCGTGGGATACGAGCTGCTGATACCGCTCGGCGTCTTCGAGACTCTTCCGAAGCAGGGCGAGAAGATCTCGCTGCACACGTATCTCGTCGTGAAGGAAGACGGTTGGCAGCTCTTCGGATTCTCGTCGGTGTTTGAGCGCCGGCTTTTTCAGAAGCTTCTAACCGCGAATGGCGTTGGGCCCGCTCTCGCGCTCGGTCTCATGTCGGCGCTCTCGCCGCAGCGACTGGTGCGGGCGATCCAGGAGAAGGACATCCCGACGCTGCAGCGCGTTCCTCGTGTCGGGCGAAAGAAGGCGGAGCGGTTGATACTCGATCTCGCCGACAAGCTCGATTCGATCGGAGGCGAAGTGCCGGGCGCGCCGCGCGTTGCGGCAGGTGCTTCGGAGGACGCCCTTCGCGCGCTCGTGTCGCTCGGCTACACCAACGCCGATGCCGAGCGCGGCGTGAGAGCGGCTCTCGATGCTGGCGGAGGGGGATTGTCCGCGGCGGAGCTGATCAGGGCCGCACTGGCGAAGCTCGGCGGAAGATAG
- a CDS encoding type II toxin-antitoxin system VapC family toxin, with protein sequence MFLIDSSTCISILRKRLPRAAERLRASPIEDLAISSITAAELYHGAAKSGDPQDEIRRIQDLLTLVRPVEFGSNAAISYGFVRSVLERRGEIIGQMDMLIAAHALAEGAILVTHNTREFLRVPGLSVEDWSE encoded by the coding sequence GTGTTTCTGATCGATAGCAGCACCTGTATTTCGATCCTGAGAAAGCGGCTGCCTCGCGCGGCAGAACGGTTACGCGCGAGTCCCATAGAGGACCTGGCCATTTCTTCGATCACTGCCGCGGAGCTGTATCATGGTGCGGCGAAAAGCGGTGATCCGCAGGACGAGATCCGCAGGATTCAGGATCTGCTGACTCTCGTTCGTCCAGTCGAGTTCGGGAGCAATGCGGCGATCTCGTACGGGTTCGTTCGCAGCGTTCTGGAGCGTAGGGGCGAGATCATCGGGCAGATGGACATGCTGATCGCGGCACATGCCCTGGCGGAGGGAGCGATTCTCGTCACACACAACACCCGCGAATTCCTGCGAGTGCCAGGTCTCAGCGTGGAAGACTGGAGTGAATGA
- the vapB gene encoding type II toxin-antitoxin system VapB family antitoxin produces MRYITERQGLMEKKSRKGQKPTGVRAKAASPKARRDAATPESQSGLKEASLFMNGRSQAVRLPKEFRFEGTHVYAHKEGNRVILTPVDDRIERLIALMGSAPDFPDIPRDPPEPMRPEIREFFGVSDR; encoded by the coding sequence GTGAGATATATCACCGAACGGCAGGGACTGATGGAAAAGAAGTCGCGAAAGGGGCAGAAGCCGACTGGGGTTCGTGCAAAGGCTGCTTCGCCGAAAGCGAGACGTGACGCGGCGACGCCCGAGTCACAATCGGGATTGAAGGAGGCATCGCTATTCATGAATGGACGCAGCCAGGCGGTGCGGCTGCCGAAGGAATTCCGCTTCGAGGGTACTCACGTGTACGCACACAAGGAAGGCAACCGGGTGATTCTGACGCCGGTGGACGACCGCATCGAAAGGCTCATCGCGCTCATGGGGTCGGCGCCGGATTTTCCCGATATCCCCCGGGACCCACCCGAGCCGATGCGGCCCGAGATCAGGGAGTTCTTCGGTGTTTCTGATCGATAG
- a CDS encoding aminotransferase class I/II-fold pyridoxal phosphate-dependent enzyme — protein MIATAQRASTFQESVIREMTRVANAHGAINLAQGFPDFPMPEPMKDAACAAIHGDINQYAITWGTPALRLAIAEKYRRWYKMDVDPDREITVTCGATEAMAAVFLALINPGDEVIIFEPFYENYGPDAILAGAKPVFVPLEGLEWKLDPEKLRAAFNDRTRAIVVNTPHNPTGRVFTRDEISLIAELCQKHDVIAITDEIYEHIRYAGGHHVLATWPGMRERTVTISGLSKTFSCTGWRLGYAVAPAEMTSPIRKVHDFLTVGAPAPLQAAGAIGMAFGAEYYNQIALEYRGRRDVMVNALTEAGFRFSAPEGAYYILADFTGISDLRGIEFAMWLAKEVGVATVPGTSFYHDPGLGETVTRFAFCKKPETLARATERLLSLAARV, from the coding sequence ATGATCGCAACTGCTCAACGCGCCTCCACGTTCCAGGAATCCGTCATCCGCGAGATGACCCGCGTCGCCAACGCGCACGGGGCGATCAACCTCGCGCAGGGGTTTCCCGACTTCCCGATGCCCGAGCCGATGAAGGACGCGGCGTGCGCGGCGATCCATGGTGACATCAACCAGTACGCCATCACATGGGGAACGCCGGCACTGCGGCTGGCGATCGCCGAGAAGTACCGGCGGTGGTACAAGATGGACGTGGATCCGGATCGCGAGATCACCGTGACCTGCGGCGCGACGGAAGCGATGGCGGCAGTGTTCCTCGCGCTGATCAATCCGGGCGACGAAGTGATCATCTTCGAGCCGTTCTACGAGAATTACGGACCCGACGCGATCCTCGCCGGAGCGAAGCCGGTTTTCGTTCCGCTCGAAGGGCTCGAGTGGAAGCTCGATCCCGAGAAGCTTCGCGCGGCGTTCAACGACAGGACGCGCGCGATCGTCGTGAACACTCCGCATAATCCAACGGGCCGCGTGTTCACTCGCGACGAGATCTCGCTCATCGCCGAGCTCTGCCAGAAGCACGATGTGATCGCGATAACCGACGAGATCTACGAGCACATCCGCTATGCCGGCGGGCACCACGTGCTGGCGACGTGGCCGGGAATGCGAGAGCGCACGGTCACGATATCGGGCCTCTCGAAGACATTCAGCTGCACGGGATGGCGGCTTGGTTACGCCGTCGCGCCCGCGGAAATGACATCGCCGATCCGGAAGGTGCACGACTTCCTTACCGTCGGCGCACCGGCTCCGCTCCAGGCGGCGGGTGCGATCGGGATGGCGTTCGGCGCCGAGTACTACAACCAGATCGCGCTCGAGTATCGTGGGCGTCGCGACGTGATGGTGAACGCGTTGACCGAGGCGGGCTTTAGATTCTCGGCGCCGGAGGGCGCGTATTACATCCTCGCCGACTTCACGGGGATCAGCGATCTGCGCGGGATCGAGTTCGCGATGTGGCTGGCGAAGGAAGTGGGTGTGGCAACGGTTCCCGGGACGAGTTTTTATCACGATCCCGGGCTCGGTGAAACCGTAACGCGCTTCGCCTTCTGCAAGAAACCTGAAACTCTCGCGCGAGCAACTGAACGGCTGCTGTCGTTAGCTGCTCGGGTATAA
- a CDS encoding mobile mystery protein A — protein MRKELRKLRVEQLDGLFGEVRRALAAFKIPRKGWIREVRQSLGMTTEQLAKRLTVSQPTAFGLEKSEQDGTITLRSLERAARALNCELVYMLLPRASLQQTFRLQAEDYVINRLKRVAHTMSLEEQGVSQSHMQRQLSEMTEQIISNPPRNLWA, from the coding sequence ATGAGAAAGGAACTTCGAAAACTCCGCGTGGAACAATTGGACGGGTTATTTGGCGAGGTACGCAGAGCCTTGGCTGCGTTCAAAATTCCTCGGAAAGGGTGGATTCGGGAGGTCCGCCAGTCGCTAGGCATGACAACCGAGCAACTGGCGAAACGACTGACTGTCTCTCAGCCGACGGCTTTCGGGCTGGAAAAGAGCGAGCAGGATGGAACGATCACGCTCCGCTCGCTCGAAAGGGCCGCCAGGGCATTGAACTGCGAGTTGGTGTACATGCTTCTGCCGAGAGCGAGTCTGCAACAGACATTCAGGCTACAAGCAGAAGACTACGTAATAAACCGCTTGAAAAGGGTGGCGCATACGATGTCGCTTGAGGAACAGGGCGTCTCACAAAGTCATATGCAGCGACAACTGAGCGAGATGACCGAACAAATCATCTCGAATCCTCCTCGAAACCTCTGGGCCTGA